In one Hemitrygon akajei chromosome 3, sHemAka1.3, whole genome shotgun sequence genomic region, the following are encoded:
- the rps29 gene encoding small ribosomal subunit protein uS14, whose amino-acid sequence MGHQQLYWSHPRKFGQGSRSCRVCANRHGLIRKYGLNMCRQCFRQYAKDIGFVKLD is encoded by the exons ATGGGCCATCAGCAGCTCTACTGGTCTCACCCCCGAAAATTCGGACAGGGCTCCCGCTCCTG CCGCGTGTGCGCGAACCGTCACGGACTGATCCGGAAGTACGGTCTGAACATGTGCCGGCAATGCTTTCGACAGTACGCCAAGGACATCGGCTTCGTCAAG TTGGACTAA